One part of the Ursus arctos isolate Adak ecotype North America unplaced genomic scaffold, UrsArc2.0 scaffold_14, whole genome shotgun sequence genome encodes these proteins:
- the MAP2K7 gene encoding dual specificity mitogen-activated protein kinase kinase 7 isoform X2 has product MAASSLEQKLSRLEAKLKQENREARRRIDLNLDISPQRPRPTLQLPLANDGGSRSPSSESSPQHPTPPARPRNMLGLPSTLYMPRSMESIEIDQKLQEIMKQTGYLTIGGQRYQAEINDLENLGEMGSGTCGQVWKMRFRKTGHVIAVKQMRRSGNKEENKRILMDLDVVLKSHDCPYIVQCFGTFITNTDVFIAMELMGTCAEKLKKRVQGPIPERILGKMTVAIVKALYYLKEKHGVIHRDVKPSNILLDERGQIKLCDFGISGRLVDSKAKTRSAGCAAYMAPERIDPPDPTKPDYDIRADVWSLGISLVELATGQFPYKNCKTDFEVLTKVLQEEPPLLPGHMGFSGDFQSFVKDCLTKDHRKRPKYNKLLEHSFIKRYEMLEVDVASWFKDVMAKTESPRTSGVLSQHHLPFFR; this is encoded by the exons ccctccagcTCCCTCTGGCCAATGATGGGGGCAGTCGCTCACCGTCCTCCGAGAGCTCCCCACAGCACCCCACACCCCCTGCCCGGCCCCGAAACATGCTGGGGCTTCCGTCAACCTTGTATATGCCCCGCAGCATGGAGAG CATTGAGATTGACCAGAAGCTGCAGGAGATCATGAAGCAGACGGGCTACCTGACCATCGGGGGCCAG CGCTACCAGGCAGAAATCAACGATCTGGAGAACCTGGGGGAAATGGGCAGCGGCACGTGCGGCCAGGTGTGGAAGATGCGCTTCAGGAAGACAGGCCACGTCATCGCCGTCAAG CAAATGCGGCGCTCCGGGAATAAGGAGGAGAACAAGCGGATCCTCATGGACCTGGACGTGGTACTCAAGAGCCATGACTGCCCCTACATCGTGCAGTGTTTCGGCACCTTCATCACCAAT ACGGATGTCTTCATCGCCATGGAGCTCATGGGCACGTGTGCTGAGAAGCTCAAGAAGCGGGTGCAGGGCCCCATCCCCGAGCGGATCCTGGGCAAGATGACGGTGGCG ATCGTGAAGGCTCTGTACTACCTGAAGGAGAAGCACGGCGTGATCCACCGTGACGTCAAGCCCTCGAACATCCTGCTGGACGAGCGGGGCCagatcaagctctgtgacttCGGCATCAGCGGCCGTCTCGTCGATTCCAAGGCCAAGACACGCAGCGCCGGCTGTGCCGCCTACATGGCC CCGGAGCGCATAGATCCTCCAGACCCCACCAAGCCAGACTACGACATCCGGGCCGACGTGTGGAGCCTGGGCATCTCCTTG GTGGAGCTGGCGACGGGACAGTTTCCCTACAAGAATTGCAAGACAGACTTTGAGGTCCTTACCAAAGTCCTGCAGGAAGAGCCCCCGCTCTTGCCCGGCCACATGGGCTTCTCAGGGGACTTTCAGTCCTTCGTCAAAGACTG ccTTACTAAGGATCACAGGAAGAGACCAAAGTATAATAAGCTACTT GAACACAGCTTCATCAAGCGCTACGAGATGCTGGAGGTAGACGTGGCGTCCTGGTTCAAGGACGTCATGGCGAAGACTGAGTCACCGAGGACTAGCGGAGTCCTGAGCCAGCACCACCTGCCCTTCTTCAGGTAG